CAACGCCAAAGTTTCTCTGATTCATGTAGATGTCAATTACTCCGATCTGTATACCGGGCTGATCGACGTCAATATGGGCGATATGCAAAAACGCATTTCTGAAGAGACCCATAATGCACTGGCCGAGCTGGCAAGCAATGCGGGTTACCCTATTACTGAAACCCTCAGTGGCAGCGGCGATTTGGGTCAGGTACTGGTTGATGCGATTAAAAAGTATGATATAGACCTCGTACTCTGTGGGCACCATCAGGATTTCTGGAGCAAGTTGATGTCTTCTGCTCGTCAGCTCATTAATACCGTACATATTGATATGCTGATTGTTCCTTTACGGGAAGAGGAATAACGCATCACATAAACCACTCAACGCCCGCTCCATGTGGGCGTTTCTTTATTTAACTGATTAAATAATTAGCCTATATTCAGCAAACCCTCTCTTATAAATAAGAATATCCGCCCTTTATCAAGGCTACTTTTACATTCAGATAAATATACTGCCCTTTTGAATTCTATTACTTCAGATAACTACTTTAATAGAATATTCCCCTATTAATAAATTTGTAACTCACTGTAAAATCATGTGATTATCATGTTTTCAATATATCGAAATAAGTTTTATTACTTATTGAATTTCCATAATTATTGGCTCTAATGATTTTTAGCCTGAGTATAAATAATATTAATCCACCTCAAAAAACGGCTTGCCTTATCACTATTGGTTAGTGTTATATTCGGACAGAACATACATCACATCATGAAGCCCGCAATATTCACTTTCTGAATAGCGTTTTTTCGTGGATAAAATAAAAAAGACATAGGAAATAGCATCAATGAACCATTACTCCACTGTGGACGATTTTCTCGTCATGCTACAAAAACGCGATGGCCACCAACCAGAATTCCTGCAGGCGGTTCGCGAAGTATTCACTTCTCTCTGGCCTTTTTTGAAAGAAAATCCTCGCTATACCGAGCAGGGTTTGCTGGAACGTTTAGTTGAGCCAGAGCGCGTCATTCAGTTTCGCGTTTCATGGGTAAATGACAAAGGTGAAGTTCAGGTTAACCGCGCTTGGCGGGTACAGTTCAGTTCAGCCATTGGGCCATTTAAGGGCGGCATGCGTTTCCACCCATCGGTTAACCTGTCTATTCTGAAGTTTTTAGGTTTTGAACAAACCTTCAAAAATGCACTGACTACCCTACCAATGGGCGGCGGTAAAGGCGGTTCGGATTTCGATCCAAAAGGTAAAAGCAACGCTGAAATCATGCGGTTCTGTCAGGCTCTGATGACCGAACTGTATCGTCATTTGGGTTCTGACACTGACGTGCCTGCCGGTGATATCGGCGTAGGCGGTCGTGAAGTTGGCTATATGGCCGGTATGATGAAGAAGCTGTCTAATAACACTGCCTGTGTGTTTACGGGTAAAGGGCTTTCATTTGGTGGCAGCCTGATCCGTCCTGAAGCTACGGGCTATGGGCTGGTTTATTTCACGCAAGCCATGCTAAAACGCCACGGTTCTGGTTTTGAAGGCCAGCGCGTTTCGGTTTCTGGCTCGGGTAATGTGGCACAATACACCATTGAGAAAGCGATGGAGCTGGGTGCCAGAGTGATTACCGCATCAGACTCTGCCGGTTCTATTGTGGATGAAGAAGGCTTCACGACCGACAAACTGGCTCACCTGATTGATATCAAAAACAGCCGCTATGGTCGTATCAAAGACTACGCTAACGAGCGTGGTTTAACCTATCTGGAAGGTCAGCGTCCTTGGGGCGTTCCCGTTGATATCGCTCTGCCATGTGCCACTCAGAACGAGCTGGAACTGGCTGATGCCAAACTGCTGATCCAAAACGGCGTGAAGGCCGTTGCCGAAGGTGCCAACATGCCAACCACTATCGATGCAACAGAAGCACTGATGGCAGCGAATGTGCTGTTTGCTCCGGGCAAAGCAGCTAACGCGGGTGGCGTTGCTACTTCTGGTTTGGAAATGGCACAAAATGCTGGCCGCGTCAGTTGGAAAGCCGAGAAAGTCGATTTACGCCTACAGCACATCATGCATGATATCCATGAAGCCTGTGTTAATTATGGTGGCGAGAAAGCGCAAACTGACTACGTCAGCGGCGCGAATATTGCCGGTTTTGTGAAAGTGGCTGATGCCATGTTAGGACAAGGCGTGTTATAAAAGTTTCCTACTGGCGATAGCGTATTTCACGTTATCGCCATTTTAACCAAAGGGAACACTGATGAAGAAAAAAACAGTCATTTAAGGCTAGTTGTTGATAACACCAAATCCTCGCCGAAACCTATTCCCACCGATCATGCGTTTTTTTAACCCAGAAGTCATTCAAACTATCAACGTTCTACAAAACAACGATCGCACGGGAACCCGATGACGATTAAGTTTGCCATCGGAAGCAGTTAAAATTTACCTACAGTGTGACGTAGAGATCAAACCGATGACTCTTGGTGTTAATCGATGCCTGCGGCTTAACGTTGGCTAACGGTGGAGCATAATCAGGGCGCTTTACTACCACGCGCTTTTTCGCCAATTGACAGGCGGGTTCCAACAGGCCATCAGCATCTAAGTCTTCGCCCACTAGCGACTGGAACACTCTCATTTCCTTTTTCACCAATGCACTTTTTTGCCGATGAGGAAACATAGGGTCAAGATAGACCACATCAGGGGCAGGCTGAATCGAAGATAATGCCGTCAGGCTGGACGCATGTAGTAATGTCAGGCGCTGTTGTAACCAGCCGCCAATTTCTGCATCCGCATAGGCCCTCTGCAAGCCATCGTCCAGCAATGCTGCCACCACCGGATTGCGTTCCAGCATTCTCACCTTACAGCCGACAGATGCCAATACAAAGGCGTCACGACCTAAACCCGCCGTGGCATCGACCACATCCGGTAAATAGCCACCTTTAATACCGACCGCTTTTGCTACCGCTTCACCTCGACCGCCGCCGAACTTGCGTCGATGGGCCATCGCGCCAGCAATAAAATCGACATAAATAGCGCCCAGTTTAGGCTCATCACGTTTACGTAATTCGAGGCGCTCTGGCGTTAGCACCAGCGCCATAATAGCCTGTTCGTCGGAGATCAAACCCCAGCGGTTGGCTAAAAGTGATAAGGCGCCGGAATCGGCGCCTGCTTCACAAATTAAACTCACTGACACGAGAAACGTTATCCCTTTATGCCGTAATGGCGCAGCATGGCATCAAGCGCTGGCGCACGACCACGGAAATTTTTGAACAGCGTCATCGGTTCATCAGAACCGCCCTGAGACAGAATATTGTCTAGGAAAGACTGGCCGGTTGTGGCGTTGAAAATACCTTCTTCTTCGAATCGGGAGAAGGCATCAGCAGACAGCACTTCAGCCCACAAATAGCTGTAATAACCTGCCGCATACCCCCCCCAAAGATGTGGCTGAACGCGTGCGGGAAGCGGCCCCAGCTTGGTGAAGGCATTACTGCTACCTGCTTTTTCACTTCTGCTAGGGTTTCCATAATTTGTGCTCCCTTCTGCGGTAGATACTGATAGTGCAGGCGGAAATCAAACAGACCAAACTCCAGTTGACGCAAAATGAACAGCGCCGCCTGATAGTTTTTAGCTGCCAGCATCTTATCCAGCATTTCCTGCGGCAGAGGCTCACCGGTTTGATAGTGACCGGAGATAAAGGCTAATGCTTCAGGCTGCCAGCACCAGTTTTCCATAAACTGACTTGGTAACTCGACCGCATCCCATGGAACGCCGTTAATACCGGAAACGCCCGCGGTATCAATTTTAGTCAGCATATGGTGAATGCCGTGGCCAAACTCATGGAATAGTGTGGTCACTTCATCATGAGTGAACAGCGCAGGCTTATCACCCACCGGACGATTAAAGTTACAGGTCAGATAGGCCACTGGCTTTTGCAGATGACCATCGGCATAGCGCAGGCTGGTAACGCAGTCATCCATCCAGGCTCCACCGCGTTTATGTTCGCGGGCATAAAGATCCAGATAGAAGCTACCGCGCAGTTCACCGTTGGTATCAAACAGGTCAAAGAAACGAACTTCAGAGTTCCAGAAATCAACGTCTTTGCGCTCTTTCGCCGTCATACCAAATACGCGCTTCAATACTTCAAACAGCCCTTGCATCACCCGCGCTTCTGGGAAGTAAGGTCGCAGTTGTTCATCGCTGATGGCGTAAAGGTGTTGCTTCTGTTTTTCGCTGTAATAGCTGATGTCCCAAGGCTCAAGCTCGGTTTTACCAAAATGTTCTTTGGCAAACGCTCGCAGGTCCGCCAGCTCTTTTTCACCCTGCGGGCGCGCTCGTTTAGCTAAATCATTCAGGAAATCTAGTACCTGCTGTGGGTTCTCGGCCATTTTGGTTGCCAGAGACTTATCCGCATAGCTGTTAAAGCCCAGCAGTTGTGCCAGTTCATAACGCAATGCCAGCAGCTCTTCAATTATTTGGGTGTTATCCCACTTACCCGCGTTAGGGCCCTGATCCGATGCCCGCGTACTGAACGCCTGATACATTTCATGGCGTAATTCGCGGTTATCACCGTAAGTCATGACCGGTAGATAGCTTGGAATATCTAATGTCAACAACCAGCCATCCTGATCTTTGGCTTTCGCCATTTCACGGGCGGCATCCATTGCGCTTTCCGGTAAACCTGCCAGCTCAGCCGGCTCGGTAATCAGTTTGGTCCAGCCCATGGTGGCATCCAGCACGTTATTGCTGTAGGTGGAGCCCAGCTCAGAAAGACGGGAAACGATTTCTCCGTAGCGCTTTTGCTTCTCTGCATCCAGACCAATACCGGATAACTCGAAATCACGCAGGGCATTATCCACCGCTTTCTTCTGCGCTTTGCTCAGGCTATTAAACGCCTCACCCTGCTTCAGGTTGCGATATGCCTGATACAAACCTTCGTGTTGACCAACCCAAGTGCCGTACTCAGAAAGCAGCGGTAAACATTGCTCATAGACTTGGCGTAGTTCTGGGCTATTTTTGACTGAATTTAAATGACTCACTGGCGACCAGATTTGCCCTAACCGATCGTCAACTTCCGCCAATGGCTGGCACAAATTATCCCAAGTAAATGGGCCCGGTTGCGCAACCACTTTTTCCACAGCAGCACGGCAGTCATCAAGGGCTGCTTTAATCGCAGGAACAACGTCATCAGGTGTGATAGCAGAAAATGGGGGAAGCCCCTGGAAGGTCAACAATGGGTTAGTCATAAAACAGTCCTTAAATTTGGCGATAGCACTAACATGTGGACTATTATGGTCGAATTCAATGGCTGGGGATACTAATCCTAATAATAGATATTCCCTTCTATTCGACTAATAGCATAAGAAACGCGGAGATCCACGGGGAGCGGCAATAGCCAACAATGATTTTCACTTTTTATCGGTCAGACAGTTTATACTGGTCACCATAACGCAGCATATCCCCCATATCAGGCCAGAATTTTAGCCAGTATGCTTTGCAGACGATAAATACCTTGTTTGTCATCACCACGGGTGGGGCAACAGGTCAATCACAGGAATGTATAAAACACCATGTTAAGCTATCGCCACAGTTTCCATGCCGGTAACCATGCCGACGTTGTGAAGCACACCGTTCAAAGCCTAATTATTGAAGCGTTCAAAGAGAAAGAGAAACCTTTTCTGTATCTTGATACCCATGCTGGTGCCGGGCGCTATTTTTTAGGTAGTGAGCATGCGGAAAAGACCGGTGAATATCTGGAAGGCATTGCCCGAATCTGGCAACGAGATGATATGCCCGCCGAGCTTGAAGCTTACATGTCTGCGGTTAACGCCTATAACAAAGGCGGTTATCTGAAATATTATCCTGGTTCGCCGCTGATTGCCCGTCACCTGCTCCGAGAGCAAGACCAACTGCATATGACTGAGTTGCACCCGACAGATTACCCCCTGTTGCGCCACGAGTTTCTAAAGGACGATCGCAGCAAAGTTTTACGTGCTGATGGTTATCAGCAACTAAAGTCTCAGCTTCCTCCTCAATCTCGCCGTGGATTTATTCTGATCGACCCGCCTTATGAGATCAAAACTGACTATCAGGCAGTGGTTCAGGGTATTCAGGAGGGTTATAAACGCTTTGCTACCGGTGTATACGCGTTGTGGTATCCGGTCGTGCTGCGCCAACAAATCAAACGTATGGTAAAAGAGCTGGAAGAGACGGGCATTCGACGTATCTTACAAATCGAGCTGGCGGTTCAGCCGGATAGCGATCGTCGTGGTATGTCCGCATCGGGTATGATTGTCATCAATCCCCCTTGGAAGCTGGAACAGCAAATGAATACCGTTTTGCCATGGCTGCATCGCGTACTGGTACCGGAAGGTATTGGTCACACTAAAGTTAGCTGGATTACACCGGAGTAAACACTCATTGAGCGGTTGTGGTACGAGTTGAGAATGGTTATGAAGAGAAATAAGTTAGTCGGTATCAGCCTTTCGGTGATCGCTACCGTGATTTTAGCCGGGTGGCTGGTTTGGCAATTTTTGTTTCCTGCACCTGTGGCTAAATGGGTATTTTATGGTGAAAAACCCTCAGAACTCCGCGGTTACACCTTTCCACCAGCCAAAAGCAGTCGCAATGGTAAACTTGAATCCAAACCTGAAATTCCTGATGGCGATGGCGCACTTCTGACCCTGTGGCCAGATATTAAACGCTGCACCTTAACGGTAAAATCGGGTCAGGAAAACATCAGTGTGACACGTTTTCAGGAGAGCACTCCGGAAGTGGTGCAGGTAGAATATATTGATGAAAACGGTATGCCATCCACGTTGCATGTTCAACTCGGCTATGGCGTCAATTTCTGGACCTACCCTGACCCGGATGCCAATAATGACTTCATTGGTTGGAAGTTTGATAATCTGGCGGGTAAAGCACTTCCCGTTCGTTTTCGCGGTGGAGCCATGATGAAAAAAGTTATCGATGGTACCCAATACAAACGCCAAACTAACGGGCATTGGCTATATGAAAAATATCAGCATGGGAGGGTGTTGGAGTCTAAAGAGTTCAGCACATTACCAGTGGCAAATTCAGAACAGAACCGCCAAGCCGAACTGGCGTTAATTGATAACGCGAACCAGTGGCTAAGCGAAACGTTACAAGATTTATCCGATACCTTGTCGGTTCCTATTCCCGATCAATGGTTAAGCACCAATAGTGACCCCTGTCAGTCAGTGAATACGGATATGTAGCAGTAGATCAGACACTCGGGGCTTTTATTCTCCAACGGGTTGTGAGAACCTTTCTCAATCCCCTCTTAGCTATAGAGAGAAGTAAACAATATCATGACTAAACATTACGACTATCTTGCTATCGGCGGTGGTAGCGGCGGTATCGCCTCTATTAACCGTGCAGCCTCTTACGGAAAGAAATGTGCCATTGTTGAAGCTAAATACCTCGGCGGTACCTGCGTAAACGTAGGTTGCGTACCGAAAAAGGTAATGTGGCATGCAGCACAAATCGCCGAAGCCATCCATCTTTATGGGCCAGACTATGGCTTTGATACCACCGTAAACCGTTTCGATTGGAAAAAATTGATCGAAAGCCGTACTGCTTATATTGACCGTATCCACCAATCCTACGATCGCGTATTGGGTAACAATAAGGTTGATGTAATTCATGGCTTTGCTCGCTTTGTTGATGCCCATACGGTTGAAGTCAACGGTGAAAAAATTACCGCAGACCATATTCTGATTGCGACCGGCGGTCGCCCTTCCGTGCCGTCTATTCCGGGTGCAGAGTACGGTATTAACTCTGACGGTTTCTTTGCTCTGGATGAAATGCCAAAACGCGTAGCGGTTATTGGTGCGGGTTATATTGCGGTGGAAATCGCCGGAGTACTGAATGGTTTAGGGGTTGATACCCATTTGTTCGTGCGCCAACATGCACCTCTGCGTACTTTCGATCCGATGATTGTAGAAACGCTGCTTGAAGTTATGGCGGCTGAAGGCCCTTCTCTGCACACTCAAGCTATCCCTAAAACGATCGTTAAAAATGCCGATGACACCTTAACCCTGCATTTGGAAGATGGTACAGAGCACGTAACAGACTGCCTGATTTGGGCCATTGGCCGTGAACCTGCAACGGATAACATTAATCTGACAGCGGCAGGTATTAAGACCAATGAAAAAGGTTATATCCCGGTTGATAAATTCCAGAATACCAACGTGGCGGGTATCTATGCCGTTGGTGACAACACGGGTGCCGTTGAGCTGACGCCGGTTGCCGTTGCCGCAGGCCGTCGTTTATCTGAGCGCCTGTTTAACAACAAACCGGATGAGCATCTGGATTACACCAATATTCCTACCGTGGTATTCAGCCACCCCCCTATCGGCACCATTGGTCTGACTGAAGGTCAGGCGCGCGAACAGTACGGTGACGAGCAGGTAAAAGTGTACAAATCATCCTTTACCGCAATGTATACCGCGGTGACTTCTCACCGCCAGCCATGCCGAATGAAACTGGTATGTGCCGGTAAAGAAGAGAAGATTGTTGGTATTCACGGTATCGGCTTCGGGATGGATGAGATCCTTCAGGGCTTTGCGGTTGCTGTTAAAATGGGCGCAACCAAAAAAGACTTTGATAACACCGTTGCGATTCATCCGACGGCGGCAGAAGAGTTTGTTACCATGCGCTAATCGCGCTGCGATAAATCAATCGAAACCCGAATATTCCTGCAATATTCGGGTTTTTTATTGCATTATCGGCGAAAGAAGTCCATTACCCCGCCTTTTTATTGCAGCACCATTACCCTGCTGTTTTATCCCGATTTTTGTCGATATAAATAAACTTTGCTATTATCAATCAGATAACAGTAAATGCGGCGATTTCCTCAGCCACCCGAACGAATAGAAAGAACTTCCTAATGAATCGCACGATAAAAACAGCCACTCGGATAATAGACAGAATCAAAGCCATCCCCAGCATTGCACACTTGCTGCGCGCTACCGAACGCTTTAACGATCGTCTGGGAAGCCAGTTTGGTGCCGCAATTACTTATTTCTCTTTTCTATCGCTGATCCCTATTTTGATGGTCTCTTTTGCCGCCGCCGGTTTTGTGTTGGCTTCCAACCCTGAGCTATTGGCTGAGCTTATCAATAAAATTGTCACCAGCGTTTCTGACCCTAATCTGGCAACCACGCTGGAAAATACGGTCAATACCGCCATCCGCCAACGTACTACTGTTGGTTTAACCGGTCTGCTAGTGGCGCTCTACTCGGGCATCAGTTGGATGGGTAATTTACGCGAAGCCATTCGCGCACAAAGTCGGGATGTCTGGGAGCGTAATCCGGCGGAGGAAGACAAATTCTACTTTCGCTATATTAAAGATTTTATCTCCCTAACCGGGTTAGTGGTTGCGTTAATTGTGACTATTTCCCTCACCTCTGTTGCCGGTTCAGCCCAGCAGGTCATTGTTAATGCCTTAGGGCTAGGGGGCATCGTCTGGCTCAGACCGGCTTTAACACTCATCGCCCTGACGGTTTCCATTACCGCTAACTACTTTATGTTCCTGTGGATATTTTGGATGTTGCCGAAACAGCGCCCCAACCTTAAAGCATTATTAAAAGGCAGCCTGCTGGCGGCAATCGGTTTTGAAGCGATCAAATTCATCATGACCATTACGTTACCACAGTTGGCTCAATCTCCTTCTGGTGCTGCTTTTGGGTCAATTATTGGCTTACTGGCATTTTTCTACTTCTTCGCTCGTTTAACCTTATTCTGCGCCGCCTGGATTGCCACCGCGCAGGAAAATCAAAAAATAACTGATGCCAATAGCGGTCAAACACCACCAGAGTCGATCTAGCAGATAACTGACTCGCTTTATGCGATATTACCAAGACAAACGCACCCGCTTTTTTCTAAAAAAGCGTCATCCCACAATTATTGAAACAATGTTTTATTTTTTCTTGACTATCCCCTGCTAAGTTATAAAACTAATCCCAATGACCAATAAAATTAAGACTGGGATGCCACACAATGACCACCAAAAGAATTGCCGTTATTGGCGAATGCATGATTGAACTCTCTGAAAAAGAAAATAATGTCAGCCGTGGATTTGGCGGAGATACCCTGAATACCTCTGTATATATTGCTCGCCAAGTGCCGGACGATAAGTTGGCGGTACATTATGTTACTGCTCTGGGAACTGACGTTTTCAGCGATCAAATGCTGACCACTTGGCAAAAAGAAAAGGTTAAAACCGACTTAATTCAGCAGTTGGATGACAAAATGCCGGGCCTCTATTATATCGAGACCGATGACACTGGCGAACGTAAATTCTATTACTGGCGTAACGATGCCGCAGCGCGTTATTGGCTGACTCGCGATAAGTCCGATGAAATTTGCCAAAAGCTGGCGCATTTTGATTATATCTATCTGAGTGGAATCAGTGTCGCAATCCTCAATCAGGAAAGTCGCCAGAAACTCATTGGTCTACTGAAAGCCTGTCGGAGTCATGGTGGCAAAGTTATTTTTGATAACAACTACCGCCCGCGTCTGTGGCAAAGCCGTGAAGAAACACAGCAGGTTTACCATGATGTACTTTGCTGCACCGATATTGCCTTCCTGACTTTAGATGATGAAGATGCTCTGTGGGGCGAAGAACCGTACGAAAATGTCATTACCCGTACTCAGGCACTCGGGGTGAGCGAAATCATCATTAAGCGCGGCGCAGACTCCTGTATCGCCGCTACCGGTAGCGATCGGGAAGACGTTCCTGCGATTAAACTGGCTAAAGAGAAGGTGGTTGATACCACTGCTGCCGGTGACTCTTTCAGCGCAGGCTACCTCGCCGTTCGTTTACAGGGTGGAAAGGTCGTTGACGCGATTAAACGCGGCCACCTAACCGCCAGTACAGTTATTCAGTATCGCGGGGCAATTATTCCGCTGGATGCAATGCCCGCGCTCTGAGAAAAGATCAAATAAAAAAGCCCCGATGCTGAATTTTTCAGTCCGGGGCTTTTCTTTTACTTATTACTCAAATCACTTAGCTTCTTCCGCCTTTGGCGTCATGATTGAATCGAGTAAATCCGCTAATACTTTAACATTCTCTTCAGGCTCACCGGCAGGCTGAGTCAGCACCATTGTTGGCTTGAGACTCAGTATTTGATGAATGCGAGAATTAACATCCGTTATCGTCAGCGCACTAAGAAACTTCTGATTCAACTGCTGATAGGATTCTGGATCGACAGCGATAGAGCCGCTTTTATGGATCAGCAGACGCTGATTCATAATCTCAGTGGTATCGGTTTTGGCGTAAGTGGCAATCGTCTTATTCAACTGCTCTTTTTGCGCTGCGACTAAAGTTTTCAGTTCAGCTTCGGTGATGCCTTCTTTATCCAGCTTCACCAGCTCAGCACCCAGCTGTTTCATACTGCTTTTCAGCGCAGGCAGTTGCACATCCAGCGTCATATTGCATTTATAACGTTGAAACTGTACCTGACACTCAATATCCAGTGGTTCACCCTTCAACACGGTACGCCCAAGCTTCTGGTTCAGACGATTTTTAATCATGTCATTGGCAATCATACTCAACCACTGGCGCTCTAACGAAGTGGTCGTCACGACCGGATGCCATGGATCATCCCATAACAGCCTAATGCGATCTTTTGTCACGCCCTGAGATGAAAAGCTAACGGGTGTTGGCGGTAATGCGCTGAGTACCGCAATGGTCGCCGGGGTCTCTCGCTTACCGCTTAAGCCACCAAAAGCCTTATTAATCTGATCGTTCAACACCCGGCGGTCAACATTGCCCACCACATACAGCGTCATGGCATCCGGGGTATACCATTTGCTGTAGAACTCACTCAACTGTTCTGCTGTCGCGTCTGCAACAATGGCTTGCCCTGGCTCATGGCCTATTAAAGGTGAGTTTTTAATGCGATAACGCCACCAAGCATCGTTCAGCCCAGATGGCAGCATAACCAATGGTGAAGCAAACTCACTCCGGATGGCCTGAATTTGCTCGTTTGTCACGGTAGGCCGGTTCACTGCATCCGATAACCAACTGAATGCCTCTTTCAATATTTCTGGCCGGTTATTTGGCAGACTCAAATTATAGCGAGTGTAATCGTAGGAGACTTCGACCAGTGACTTTGGCCCCACATCAGGAATAATTTGGGAAAACAGCGTTTGCATTCCCGCACCGCTAAAATGCTCGGTACGAGACGTTGCCAGACGCGGTAACAAATAGGAGAAACCCACTTGCGGAATACTCTCCTGTAGAGAGCCGGCATTGATTTCTAATCGAATTTCAATCTTATCACTTGGCCGATGTGGGGTAGCAAGTACTTGCCATCTAAATCCATTTTCCAATTTTCCTTCTTGCCATGCTGGATCGGTTTTTAATGGCTCTGCCTGAGCAGCTCCCGCCATTATCAACACGCATCCACCTAAAGCGGACCATAAAAACTTACTATGCAT
Above is a window of Limnobaculum parvum DNA encoding:
- the yhjD gene encoding inner membrane protein YhjD is translated as MNRTIKTATRIIDRIKAIPSIAHLLRATERFNDRLGSQFGAAITYFSFLSLIPILMVSFAAAGFVLASNPELLAELINKIVTSVSDPNLATTLENTVNTAIRQRTTVGLTGLLVALYSGISWMGNLREAIRAQSRDVWERNPAEEDKFYFRYIKDFISLTGLVVALIVTISLTSVAGSAQQVIVNALGLGGIVWLRPALTLIALTVSITANYFMFLWIFWMLPKQRPNLKALLKGSLLAAIGFEAIKFIMTITLPQLAQSPSGAAFGSIIGLLAFFYFFARLTLFCAAWIATAQENQKITDANSGQTPPESI
- a CDS encoding M16 family metallopeptidase, which produces MHSKFLWSALGGCVLIMAGAAQAEPLKTDPAWQEGKLENGFRWQVLATPHRPSDKIEIRLEINAGSLQESIPQVGFSYLLPRLATSRTEHFSGAGMQTLFSQIIPDVGPKSLVEVSYDYTRYNLSLPNNRPEILKEAFSWLSDAVNRPTVTNEQIQAIRSEFASPLVMLPSGLNDAWWRYRIKNSPLIGHEPGQAIVADATAEQLSEFYSKWYTPDAMTLYVVGNVDRRVLNDQINKAFGGLSGKRETPATIAVLSALPPTPVSFSSQGVTKDRIRLLWDDPWHPVVTTTSLERQWLSMIANDMIKNRLNQKLGRTVLKGEPLDIECQVQFQRYKCNMTLDVQLPALKSSMKQLGAELVKLDKEGITEAELKTLVAAQKEQLNKTIATYAKTDTTEIMNQRLLIHKSGSIAVDPESYQQLNQKFLSALTITDVNSRIHQILSLKPTMVLTQPAGEPEENVKVLADLLDSIMTPKAEEAK
- a CDS encoding 23S rRNA (adenine(2030)-N(6))-methyltransferase RlmJ, with protein sequence MLSYRHSFHAGNHADVVKHTVQSLIIEAFKEKEKPFLYLDTHAGAGRYFLGSEHAEKTGEYLEGIARIWQRDDMPAELEAYMSAVNAYNKGGYLKYYPGSPLIARHLLREQDQLHMTELHPTDYPLLRHEFLKDDRSKVLRADGYQQLKSQLPPQSRRGFILIDPPYEIKTDYQAVVQGIQEGYKRFATGVYALWYPVVLRQQIKRMVKELEETGIRRILQIELAVQPDSDRRGMSASGMIVINPPWKLEQQMNTVLPWLHRVLVPEGIGHTKVSWITPE
- the gorA gene encoding glutathione-disulfide reductase, with protein sequence MTKHYDYLAIGGGSGGIASINRAASYGKKCAIVEAKYLGGTCVNVGCVPKKVMWHAAQIAEAIHLYGPDYGFDTTVNRFDWKKLIESRTAYIDRIHQSYDRVLGNNKVDVIHGFARFVDAHTVEVNGEKITADHILIATGGRPSVPSIPGAEYGINSDGFFALDEMPKRVAVIGAGYIAVEIAGVLNGLGVDTHLFVRQHAPLRTFDPMIVETLLEVMAAEGPSLHTQAIPKTIVKNADDTLTLHLEDGTEHVTDCLIWAIGREPATDNINLTAAGIKTNEKGYIPVDKFQNTNVAGIYAVGDNTGAVELTPVAVAAGRRLSERLFNNKPDEHLDYTNIPTVVFSHPPIGTIGLTEGQAREQYGDEQVKVYKSSFTAMYTAVTSHRQPCRMKLVCAGKEEKIVGIHGIGFGMDEILQGFAVAVKMGATKKDFDNTVAIHPTAAEEFVTMR
- the rsmJ gene encoding 16S rRNA (guanine(1516)-N(2))-methyltransferase RsmJ, whose translation is MSVSLICEAGADSGALSLLANRWGLISDEQAIMALVLTPERLELRKRDEPKLGAIYVDFIAGAMAHRRKFGGGRGEAVAKAVGIKGGYLPDVVDATAGLGRDAFVLASVGCKVRMLERNPVVAALLDDGLQRAYADAEIGGWLQQRLTLLHASSLTALSSIQPAPDVVYLDPMFPHRQKSALVKKEMRVFQSLVGEDLDADGLLEPACQLAKKRVVVKRPDYAPPLANVKPQASINTKSHRFDLYVTL
- the gdhA gene encoding NADP-specific glutamate dehydrogenase, with the translated sequence MNHYSTVDDFLVMLQKRDGHQPEFLQAVREVFTSLWPFLKENPRYTEQGLLERLVEPERVIQFRVSWVNDKGEVQVNRAWRVQFSSAIGPFKGGMRFHPSVNLSILKFLGFEQTFKNALTTLPMGGGKGGSDFDPKGKSNAEIMRFCQALMTELYRHLGSDTDVPAGDIGVGGREVGYMAGMMKKLSNNTACVFTGKGLSFGGSLIRPEATGYGLVYFTQAMLKRHGSGFEGQRVSVSGSGNVAQYTIEKAMELGARVITASDSAGSIVDEEGFTTDKLAHLIDIKNSRYGRIKDYANERGLTYLEGQRPWGVPVDIALPCATQNELELADAKLLIQNGVKAVAEGANMPTTIDATEALMAANVLFAPGKAANAGGVATSGLEMAQNAGRVSWKAEKVDLRLQHIMHDIHEACVNYGGEKAQTDYVSGANIAGFVKVADAMLGQGVL
- the uspA gene encoding universal stress protein UspA gives rise to the protein MSYKHILIAVDLSPESSVLVEKAVSMAKPYNAKVSLIHVDVNYSDLYTGLIDVNMGDMQKRISEETHNALAELASNAGYPITETLSGSGDLGQVLVDAIKKYDIDLVLCGHHQDFWSKLMSSARQLINTVHIDMLIVPLREEE
- the kdgK gene encoding 2-dehydro-3-deoxygluconokinase produces the protein MTTKRIAVIGECMIELSEKENNVSRGFGGDTLNTSVYIARQVPDDKLAVHYVTALGTDVFSDQMLTTWQKEKVKTDLIQQLDDKMPGLYYIETDDTGERKFYYWRNDAAARYWLTRDKSDEICQKLAHFDYIYLSGISVAILNQESRQKLIGLLKACRSHGGKVIFDNNYRPRLWQSREETQQVYHDVLCCTDIAFLTLDDEDALWGEEPYENVITRTQALGVSEIIIKRGADSCIAATGSDREDVPAIKLAKEKVVDTTAAGDSFSAGYLAVRLQGGKVVDAIKRGHLTASTVIQYRGAIIPLDAMPAL